In Eleginops maclovinus isolate JMC-PN-2008 ecotype Puerto Natales chromosome 10, JC_Emac_rtc_rv5, whole genome shotgun sequence, the following proteins share a genomic window:
- the myoz1b gene encoding myozenin-1b isoform X1 yields MLPTTPAPPNKRKKANKIITDLSNITQDDDESDSEAAEFDLGTKIKTPKDTMLEELSLSTNKGSKMFRMRQQRVEKFIVTTMNKQNIENLLMCPPPVPPKPDVPKEEVVEEKLDKQAEKEKRRKQYVPIYVSPWERAMRGNEELTATMKSSMPGPIQEHLDLPLYKSFNRTALPFGGVDKVSKSLTFEFHEYINGTEEMEPLPGQQADIRTRPSFNRTPIGWICSEDNSNLHMDLDTIPFDETDDL; encoded by the exons ATGCTTCCCACGACTCCTGCCCCTCCTAACAAGAGGAAGAAGGCCAACAAGATAATCACTGACCTGTCCAACATCACCCAGGatg ATGATGAGTCAGACTCCGAAGCTGCTGAGTTTGACCTGGGAACCAAGATCAAAACGCCCAAGGACACCATGCTGGAGGAGCTTTCCTTGAGCACAAATAAGGGCTCCAAGATGTTCAGGATGAGACAGCAGAGAGTCGAGAAGTTCATTGTGACCACCATGAACAAG CAGAACATTGAGAACCTGCTGATGTGCCCTCCTCCTGTCCCACCAAAGCCTGACGTACCCAAGGAAGAAG tggtGGAAGAGAAACTGGATAAGCaagcagagaaggagaagagaaggaagCAGTATGTACCCATCTACGTATCGCCTTGGGAACGGGCCATGAGGGGCAACGAGGAGCTGACAGCCACCATGAAGTCCTCCATGCCGGGACCCATCCAAGAGCACCTTGACCTGCCCTTGTACAAGAGCTTCAACAG GACCGCGCTGCCATTTGGCGGCGTAGACAAGGTGTCCAAGTCGTTGACCTTCGAGTTCCACGAGTACATTAATGGCACAGAGGAGATGGAGCCTTTGCCCGGCCAGCAGGCGGACATCCGCACACGCCCCTCATTCAACCGCACGCCCATTGGCTGGATCTGCAGTGAGGACAACTCAAACCTCCACATGGACCTGGACACCATCCCCTTTGACGAGACAGACGACCTGTga
- the myoz1b gene encoding myozenin-1b isoform X2: protein MLPTTPAPPNKRKKANKIITDLSNITQDDDESDSEAAEFDLGTKIKTPKDTMLEELSLSTNKGSKMFRMRQQRVEKFIVTTMNKNIENLLMCPPPVPPKPDVPKEEVVEEKLDKQAEKEKRRKQYVPIYVSPWERAMRGNEELTATMKSSMPGPIQEHLDLPLYKSFNRTALPFGGVDKVSKSLTFEFHEYINGTEEMEPLPGQQADIRTRPSFNRTPIGWICSEDNSNLHMDLDTIPFDETDDL from the exons ATGCTTCCCACGACTCCTGCCCCTCCTAACAAGAGGAAGAAGGCCAACAAGATAATCACTGACCTGTCCAACATCACCCAGGatg ATGATGAGTCAGACTCCGAAGCTGCTGAGTTTGACCTGGGAACCAAGATCAAAACGCCCAAGGACACCATGCTGGAGGAGCTTTCCTTGAGCACAAATAAGGGCTCCAAGATGTTCAGGATGAGACAGCAGAGAGTCGAGAAGTTCATTGTGACCACCATGAACAAG AACATTGAGAACCTGCTGATGTGCCCTCCTCCTGTCCCACCAAAGCCTGACGTACCCAAGGAAGAAG tggtGGAAGAGAAACTGGATAAGCaagcagagaaggagaagagaaggaagCAGTATGTACCCATCTACGTATCGCCTTGGGAACGGGCCATGAGGGGCAACGAGGAGCTGACAGCCACCATGAAGTCCTCCATGCCGGGACCCATCCAAGAGCACCTTGACCTGCCCTTGTACAAGAGCTTCAACAG GACCGCGCTGCCATTTGGCGGCGTAGACAAGGTGTCCAAGTCGTTGACCTTCGAGTTCCACGAGTACATTAATGGCACAGAGGAGATGGAGCCTTTGCCCGGCCAGCAGGCGGACATCCGCACACGCCCCTCATTCAACCGCACGCCCATTGGCTGGATCTGCAGTGAGGACAACTCAAACCTCCACATGGACCTGGACACCATCCCCTTTGACGAGACAGACGACCTGTga